A single region of the Hoeflea prorocentri genome encodes:
- a CDS encoding SDR family NAD(P)-dependent oxidoreductase gives MGDRSLALVAGAGPGLGSALMRRFEVVGYHSVGLVRSPSAEAGILSCDLSDGEAVKAVLQPAIEQYGAPKLVVHNPAHLVISALADTSQADFETCWRAMALSAFNLAQAVMEPMAQAGEGTFIVSGATASLRGGSRFSAFASAKFALRGLTQSLAREFQPAGIHVVHVILDGIIDTPASRALHSLDPAKMMKTDDIAQAYLDLANQPRSTWSHELDLRPQSESF, from the coding sequence ATGGGTGATCGCTCATTGGCACTTGTCGCAGGCGCCGGTCCGGGACTGGGGTCGGCACTTATGCGTCGTTTCGAGGTCGTCGGGTATCATTCCGTCGGTCTTGTGCGCTCGCCATCCGCTGAAGCGGGTATCCTGTCCTGTGACCTCAGTGACGGCGAGGCCGTGAAGGCGGTATTGCAGCCGGCTATCGAGCAATATGGCGCCCCGAAACTGGTGGTTCACAATCCCGCCCACCTCGTCATCAGTGCGCTGGCCGATACATCACAGGCCGATTTCGAGACCTGCTGGCGCGCCATGGCGCTCAGCGCCTTCAATCTGGCGCAGGCGGTGATGGAGCCGATGGCGCAGGCCGGTGAGGGAACCTTCATCGTTTCCGGCGCCACCGCGAGCCTTCGCGGCGGGTCCCGGTTCAGTGCGTTTGCTTCGGCCAAATTCGCGCTGCGTGGGCTGACCCAATCGCTGGCGCGGGAGTTCCAGCCAGCAGGCATCCATGTGGTTCACGTCATCCTTGATGGCATTATCGACACGCCGGCCAGCCGCGCGCTTCATTCGCTCGATCCTGCCAAAATGATGAAGACCGACGATATCGCTCAGGCCTATCTTGATCTGGCGAACCAGCCGCGATCGACCTGGAGCCACGAACTCGACCTGCGGCCGCAATCCGAAAGCTTCTGA
- a CDS encoding flavin monoamine oxidase family protein, translated as MDTDVAIIGAGLSGLALARRMEQAGTDYVVIEARERIGGRIKTLEYKGARFDLGPSWFWPGQPRMAELVRSLGLAVFDQYAEGDLTYEDEAGRVQRGVGYASMEGSYRLEGGMSALIAGLAAGLADERILTGNAAMSLSLAKGVMLASGGTIRAERYVLALPPRVAAGLVFEPQLSDAQMSTLRSVPTWMAGQAKFVAVYERPFWRQDGLSGDAMSRQGPLVETHDASSPQAGPGALFGFVGVPVQIRQSRQADLKAAALQQLVRLFGNEAGNPLQTALQDWAFETETAAELDHQALSSHPQYGLSPELAGLWGGRLMLCVSETAAEFGGYLEGALAAAETTAMLLEKEIQ; from the coding sequence ATGGATACGGACGTTGCCATAATCGGTGCGGGCCTTTCCGGCCTGGCTCTTGCGCGTCGGATGGAACAGGCCGGCACGGACTATGTTGTCATCGAGGCGCGTGAGCGGATCGGCGGGCGTATCAAAACGCTTGAGTACAAGGGTGCGAGGTTTGATCTTGGTCCTTCGTGGTTCTGGCCCGGCCAACCGCGCATGGCTGAGCTTGTCAGATCGCTCGGACTTGCTGTCTTCGACCAGTATGCTGAAGGCGATCTAACCTATGAGGATGAAGCCGGCCGCGTTCAACGCGGCGTGGGTTACGCCTCGATGGAGGGGTCCTACAGGCTCGAGGGCGGCATGAGCGCGCTGATCGCAGGGCTTGCGGCAGGCCTGGCCGATGAGCGCATCCTTACCGGCAATGCCGCCATGTCTTTGTCGCTGGCAAAGGGTGTGATGCTGGCGTCCGGCGGGACAATTCGGGCGGAGCGCTATGTTCTGGCGCTTCCACCACGTGTCGCTGCGGGCCTTGTCTTTGAGCCTCAACTGTCGGATGCGCAGATGAGCACCCTGCGCTCTGTTCCCACCTGGATGGCAGGGCAGGCGAAGTTCGTGGCTGTTTACGAGCGCCCCTTCTGGCGGCAGGACGGTTTATCGGGCGATGCCATGAGCCGTCAGGGGCCGCTTGTGGAAACCCACGATGCGTCATCGCCGCAGGCTGGGCCGGGCGCTCTTTTTGGCTTTGTCGGCGTGCCAGTGCAGATAAGACAATCCAGACAGGCCGATCTGAAAGCTGCCGCACTGCAGCAGCTTGTGCGCCTGTTTGGCAATGAGGCCGGCAATCCTCTGCAAACAGCCTTGCAGGACTGGGCGTTTGAAACGGAGACTGCGGCGGAGCTCGATCATCAGGCACTGTCTAGCCATCCCCAGTATGGGTTGTCACCGGAACTTGCCGGGCTTTGGGGCGGCCGATTGATGCTTTGCGTATCGGAAACCGCTGCTGAGTTCGGAGGATATCTTGAGGGCGCTCTTGCAGCAGCTGAAACAACTGCCATGCTGCTGGAAAAGGAAATACAATGA
- a CDS encoding aldehyde dehydrogenase family protein has product MTRTKMLIDGVWVVGEGDAIEVRNPARGSVVGTVSHATPAEVDLALRAARLAFGDWSKRPPVERARLLKRAAHIIRERKSDLGRLMTSEQGKPVNEAVGEISKLADTFDFYAEEATRVFGEIIPNDSNAYQSLVVREPIGVVAAISPWNYPAELIGWKVAAGLTAGCTLVVKPPELTPLSPLAIMECMVDAGLPAGTINMVTGKGSTVGQQMVESDIPDKIAFTGSSAVGLHIQQSLKNIKRLSLELGGNCPMIVTAQANLDQAVKGAARRSFRNCGQICIAINRIYVERAAYEPFLEKLAAAADSLVVDDGLENPDADLGALCSQEPLDKTKQHLADALERGARLVAGGRAPDAPGLENGLFFRPTVVADCSHDMKVMTEETFGPLVGVTAFDKHAEAVRMANDTPYGLASYLYTKNMDEMRYYSRHLDYGNVAVNNVDAGIISAPYGGWKQSGIGVEHAREGLLEYLNYKHVRLCFDEDALQ; this is encoded by the coding sequence ATGACCCGGACAAAAATGCTGATCGATGGTGTTTGGGTTGTTGGCGAGGGCGACGCCATTGAGGTTCGTAACCCGGCACGCGGAAGCGTTGTGGGGACGGTGTCGCATGCCACGCCGGCTGAAGTTGATCTTGCGCTCAGGGCTGCACGGCTGGCGTTCGGCGATTGGTCCAAGAGGCCCCCGGTCGAACGGGCGCGCCTTCTTAAACGCGCCGCCCACATCATCCGGGAACGCAAATCCGATCTCGGGCGGCTGATGACCAGCGAGCAGGGCAAGCCGGTCAACGAGGCCGTGGGCGAGATCAGCAAGCTGGCCGATACGTTTGATTTTTATGCCGAGGAAGCAACCCGCGTTTTCGGCGAGATCATTCCCAATGACAGCAATGCTTATCAGAGCCTTGTCGTCCGCGAACCGATCGGTGTCGTAGCTGCGATTTCGCCATGGAACTATCCGGCGGAACTGATCGGGTGGAAGGTTGCCGCAGGCCTTACCGCCGGATGTACGCTGGTCGTCAAACCCCCTGAGCTGACGCCGCTCAGTCCGCTTGCGATCATGGAGTGCATGGTTGATGCCGGTCTGCCGGCCGGTACAATCAATATGGTCACCGGCAAAGGGTCGACCGTCGGTCAGCAGATGGTCGAGAGCGACATTCCCGACAAGATTGCCTTTACCGGCTCCAGCGCGGTAGGGCTGCATATCCAGCAGTCTCTCAAAAACATCAAGCGCCTGTCGCTGGAACTTGGCGGCAATTGTCCGATGATCGTGACGGCGCAGGCAAATCTCGATCAGGCCGTCAAAGGGGCCGCGCGGCGCTCGTTCCGCAATTGCGGACAGATCTGCATTGCCATCAACCGCATCTATGTGGAGCGGGCGGCGTATGAACCTTTCCTTGAAAAGCTCGCCGCCGCGGCGGATTCACTTGTTGTCGATGATGGGTTGGAAAATCCCGACGCCGATCTGGGGGCTTTGTGTTCGCAGGAGCCGCTGGACAAGACGAAGCAACATCTTGCGGATGCATTGGAGCGCGGTGCGCGGCTTGTTGCCGGCGGGAGAGCTCCGGATGCGCCGGGCCTTGAAAACGGCCTGTTCTTCCGGCCGACCGTGGTCGCGGACTGTTCTCACGACATGAAGGTCATGACCGAAGAGACCTTCGGCCCGCTCGTTGGCGTGACAGCCTTTGACAAACATGCGGAGGCGGTGCGGATGGCAAACGACACGCCCTATGGCCTGGCAAGCTATCTCTACACAAAGAACATGGACGAGATGCGCTATTACTCGCGCCATCTCGACTATGGAAATGTCGCCGTTAACAATGTTGACGCGGGTATTATCAGCGCGCCCTACGGAGGATGGAAACAGAGCGGTATCGGCGTCGAACACGCGCGAGAGGGTCTGCTGGAATACTTGAATTACAAGCATGTCCGGCTCTGCTTTGATGAGGACGCATTGCAATGA
- a CDS encoding cupin domain-containing protein: MELNTDFAKRVLVHSDEEPWRASPMPGVDRRMLDRIGGEVARATTIVRYAPESNFSAHTHTGGEEFIVLDGVFQDEHGDFPAGTYVRNPPTTRHAPGSDKGCTIFVKLWQFDMDDRNQFRKDMAEELGPDENGLRIATLHRDDRETVTYMEAQAGASIEVSDTGGIEVLMIDGSMTEAGDMLRKGSWLRLPEGQSLSAVAGPEGAKVWMKTGHLPYAKPPQV, translated from the coding sequence ATGGAACTGAACACAGATTTTGCAAAACGCGTCCTTGTCCATTCGGACGAGGAGCCGTGGCGTGCCTCACCGATGCCCGGTGTCGACCGCCGAATGCTGGACCGGATCGGCGGCGAGGTTGCCCGTGCGACGACAATCGTCCGTTATGCGCCCGAGAGCAACTTCTCTGCCCATACCCATACGGGCGGCGAGGAGTTCATCGTGCTGGATGGTGTCTTTCAGGACGAGCATGGCGACTTTCCTGCCGGCACCTATGTGCGCAATCCGCCGACAACACGTCATGCACCCGGTTCCGACAAGGGCTGCACGATCTTTGTGAAGCTCTGGCAGTTCGACATGGATGACCGCAACCAGTTCCGCAAGGATATGGCGGAGGAGCTCGGGCCTGACGAAAACGGACTGAGGATTGCGACGCTCCACCGGGACGATCGTGAGACCGTGACCTACATGGAGGCGCAGGCCGGTGCATCCATCGAGGTGTCGGACACCGGTGGCATCGAGGTGCTCATGATTGACGGCAGCATGACGGAAGCTGGAGACATGCTTCGCAAGGGATCGTGGCTGCGGCTGCCGGAAGGCCAGAGCCTTTCGGCGGTTGCCGGCCCTGAAGGCGCAAAGGTCTGGATGAAAACCGGGCATCTGCCCTATGCAAAGCCGCCGCAGGTGTAG
- a CDS encoding ABC transporter ATP-binding protein: MSSLSLTDVWKIYDGDVVAVREASFEARDGEFLALLGPSGCGKSSTMRMIAGLETISKGEIRFGDKVVNNLKPAERNVALAFESYALYSPMTVRENLEFPLRSRGFAGSEINSRVEKVVQTFQISDLLDRKPSGLSGGQAQRVSIARALIRDPNVMLLDEPLSHLDYRLRTELRVKIRRIHDELGATTVYVTHDQEEAVALSDRIIVMNHAIIQQIGDVEALWTTPVNRFVAGFLGDPAMNFIDAQYTDGKMETAAGKISAVAPADAVTRTEFVFGFRPEDTEVQSAGEHEDGLHGEVMVNEFHGERCVLTIKTTSGQLKAIDGRASPWRPGDLVRLVPETGKSHLFCSKTGAALQHGKEAAA, translated from the coding sequence ATGAGTTCGCTTTCCCTCACTGATGTCTGGAAGATTTATGACGGCGATGTCGTTGCCGTGCGTGAGGCTTCGTTCGAGGCCCGCGATGGCGAGTTCCTGGCGCTGCTTGGGCCATCCGGTTGCGGCAAGAGTTCCACCATGCGCATGATTGCGGGGCTTGAGACGATATCGAAGGGTGAAATCCGCTTTGGCGACAAGGTGGTGAACAATCTCAAACCGGCGGAAAGAAATGTCGCCCTGGCATTCGAATCCTATGCGCTCTACTCTCCAATGACGGTTCGGGAGAACCTCGAATTCCCGCTGCGATCTCGCGGGTTTGCGGGCAGCGAAATCAACTCGCGCGTTGAAAAGGTTGTCCAGACCTTCCAGATCAGTGATCTTCTCGACCGCAAACCCTCCGGATTGTCGGGTGGGCAGGCACAACGCGTTTCCATTGCCCGTGCCTTGATCCGCGATCCGAATGTGATGCTGCTGGATGAGCCGCTGTCTCACCTCGATTATCGTCTGCGCACGGAACTTCGTGTCAAAATCCGTCGCATCCACGATGAGCTTGGTGCGACAACGGTCTATGTCACGCATGATCAGGAGGAGGCCGTTGCGCTGTCCGACCGGATCATTGTTATGAACCATGCGATCATTCAGCAGATCGGTGACGTGGAAGCACTCTGGACCACACCCGTCAACAGGTTCGTGGCCGGGTTTCTGGGCGACCCGGCCATGAACTTCATTGATGCACAATATACGGACGGCAAGATGGAGACGGCCGCCGGAAAGATCAGCGCGGTTGCGCCCGCAGATGCCGTTACCCGGACTGAATTCGTCTTCGGCTTCAGGCCGGAGGATACCGAGGTTCAGTCCGCCGGCGAGCATGAAGACGGGCTGCACGGCGAGGTCATGGTCAACGAATTCCATGGCGAGCGGTGTGTGCTCACGATCAAGACGACGAGTGGCCAGTTGAAGGCGATAGACGGGCGCGCCAGTCCCTGGCGACCGGGAGATCTTGTGCGGCTGGTTCCTGAAACCGGGAAGTCGCACCTGTTTTGTTCAAAAACCGGTGCCGCCCTGCAACACGGCAAAGAGGCAGCGGCATGA
- a CDS encoding TetR/AcrR family transcriptional regulator has protein sequence MTKADTRTALMDAAEQAVRARGHDGFSYADLSEAIGIRKASIHYHFPAKSDLLTAIMERYRDRMSAHLADIDRAHDSASERLAAYLDVYRVALQNCTTTCLCVAFCVGQDGLSDETRTEIGRFRAMVTDWLEATFRLGAEDKSVHSPSVPDEEAAALYSLAEGAQIAARFEGKMARFDAAIAQFMRRLEKAG, from the coding sequence ATGACCAAAGCCGACACACGCACGGCGTTGATGGATGCCGCCGAGCAAGCCGTCAGGGCACGCGGCCATGATGGCTTCAGCTATGCCGATCTCAGTGAAGCCATCGGCATTCGAAAGGCCAGTATCCATTATCACTTTCCGGCGAAATCCGATCTGCTGACGGCAATCATGGAGCGCTATCGGGACCGTATGAGCGCGCATCTGGCGGACATCGACCGTGCCCATGACAGCGCGTCGGAACGACTTGCGGCCTATCTGGATGTTTACCGCGTGGCTCTGCAAAACTGCACCACGACTTGCCTGTGTGTTGCCTTCTGCGTTGGACAGGACGGTCTGTCGGATGAAACCAGAACCGAGATCGGCCGTTTCCGCGCGATGGTGACCGACTGGCTAGAGGCAACATTTCGCCTCGGTGCGGAAGACAAGAGTGTCCATAGCCCTTCCGTGCCGGATGAGGAGGCTGCAGCTCTCTATTCACTCGCCGAAGGTGCGCAGATCGCCGCTCGTTTCGAAGGCAAGATGGCGCGTTTTGATGCGGCGATCGCGCAATTCATGCGTCGCCTCGAAAAGGCTGGCTAG
- the xylB gene encoding xylulokinase, whose translation MTAAFLGIDIGTSSCKALLLSADGTVIGTQTSPYGFDQPREGWAEQDPHLWRDGAARAVKALLSEHDVELACVGLSGQMHGMTALDAGDEVIRPAILWNDQRNAVECAEITDLAGGLDGLISMTGNQMLPGFTGGKIRWFLKHEPQAFERTRIILNPKDYIRLLMTGERMTEVTDASGTGLFDVANRRWSDELFDCIGLDRQLLPPALESAEIAGKVTSQGAQIFGIPVGTPVIGGGGDAVIQTLGSGVAAPGRLQTTIGTAGIVAAALNAPLANTGGRVQISCNVLPDKWHCMGVSLNAGSALEWWRGLHGSDDRSPPHFDELSEAAQQVDLGSGGMLFLPYLMGERCPWPDPDARGAFVGVRSHHSLAHMHRAVFEGIVFSLRDMAGLIDPERAPEGLLIHTSGGGSLSPFWNQMQADIFGAPVVTTSNSSHGGAFGAAILAGIGKGHWQGVDDIETICKEVNRWSPMASAHVRYNEYFAHYQTLHEALLAVSYGLSELQGVEAM comes from the coding sequence ATGACGGCGGCTTTCCTCGGGATCGATATAGGCACATCCAGTTGCAAGGCGCTCCTGCTTTCAGCGGACGGCACAGTGATAGGAACGCAGACATCACCCTATGGATTTGATCAGCCGCGCGAAGGCTGGGCCGAACAGGACCCGCACCTTTGGAGGGACGGGGCTGCCCGTGCCGTCAAGGCGCTGTTGTCCGAACACGATGTCGAATTGGCCTGCGTCGGTCTTTCCGGTCAGATGCATGGCATGACGGCGCTTGATGCCGGCGACGAGGTCATCCGCCCGGCGATCTTGTGGAATGATCAGCGCAATGCTGTCGAATGTGCGGAGATAACCGATCTGGCTGGCGGGTTGGATGGACTCATTTCCATGACTGGCAACCAGATGCTCCCCGGTTTCACCGGTGGCAAGATCAGATGGTTCTTGAAACATGAGCCGCAGGCTTTCGAGCGCACCCGGATCATCCTCAATCCGAAGGACTATATCCGGCTGCTGATGACCGGTGAACGGATGACCGAGGTCACGGATGCGTCAGGAACCGGCCTGTTTGATGTAGCCAACCGGCGATGGTCCGATGAGTTGTTCGATTGCATCGGGCTTGATCGTCAATTGCTTCCACCGGCATTGGAGTCGGCGGAGATTGCCGGGAAGGTGACATCTCAAGGTGCTCAGATTTTCGGAATTCCGGTCGGCACGCCGGTGATCGGCGGCGGCGGGGATGCCGTTATCCAGACACTGGGATCAGGTGTGGCCGCGCCCGGTCGCCTGCAAACCACTATCGGCACGGCCGGAATAGTTGCAGCCGCCTTGAATGCACCATTGGCAAATACGGGAGGCCGCGTTCAGATTTCCTGCAATGTTCTGCCTGACAAATGGCACTGCATGGGCGTTTCGCTCAATGCCGGAAGCGCGCTTGAATGGTGGCGTGGCCTGCACGGGTCGGACGATCGGTCGCCGCCCCATTTCGATGAGCTTTCAGAAGCCGCGCAGCAAGTCGATCTGGGTTCGGGCGGCATGCTCTTTTTGCCGTATCTCATGGGCGAGCGGTGTCCCTGGCCTGATCCGGATGCCCGCGGGGCGTTTGTCGGCGTGCGTTCCCATCATTCCCTTGCGCATATGCATCGGGCGGTTTTTGAAGGCATTGTCTTCTCGCTTCGGGATATGGCCGGGCTGATCGATCCGGAACGCGCTCCGGAAGGGTTGCTTATTCATACGTCAGGCGGCGGATCGTTGTCGCCGTTCTGGAACCAGATGCAGGCCGACATATTCGGGGCACCTGTGGTGACGACATCAAACTCGTCGCATGGCGGCGCTTTCGGCGCTGCCATTCTTGCCGGAATCGGAAAGGGCCACTGGCAGGGTGTCGATGATATCGAGACGATCTGCAAAGAGGTTAACCGCTGGTCTCCCATGGCGTCGGCCCATGTCCGCTACAATGAATACTTCGCTCACTACCAGACACTCCATGAAGCATTGCTGGCAGTGAGCTATGGCTTATCGGAATTGCAGGGTGTGGAGGCGATGTAA
- a CDS encoding glutathione S-transferase family protein, with amino-acid sequence MKIYDVEAFPNPVRVRIALAEKGATDKVDFVPVDLMGGEHRSETSRAKNPDAAVPYMELEDGTCISQCTAITEYIDGAFDGPSLCGENPKERAVVHMMNRRAEAGLLDAVGAYFHHATPGLGPDLETYQNREWGEKQRENATAMMGYLDNVLADNDYLAGTQFSMADITAFAGLAFADFAKVEIPSDLTNLIAWRERVSARPSIAA; translated from the coding sequence ATGAAAATCTATGACGTAGAGGCCTTTCCGAATCCCGTACGTGTTCGCATTGCCCTGGCCGAGAAGGGGGCGACCGACAAGGTGGACTTTGTTCCTGTTGATCTCATGGGAGGCGAGCACCGCTCAGAGACCTCCCGCGCCAAAAACCCGGATGCGGCCGTTCCCTACATGGAGCTGGAAGACGGGACCTGCATCTCACAATGTACTGCGATTACCGAGTATATAGACGGCGCTTTTGACGGCCCGTCGCTTTGCGGGGAAAATCCAAAGGAACGCGCTGTCGTTCACATGATGAACCGCCGCGCGGAGGCCGGTCTGCTTGATGCCGTTGGCGCCTATTTTCATCACGCAACGCCGGGCCTTGGTCCCGATCTGGAAACCTACCAGAACAGGGAATGGGGTGAAAAGCAGCGTGAAAACGCGACAGCGATGATGGGTTACCTTGATAACGTCCTTGCAGACAATGACTATCTGGCCGGTACGCAGTTTTCCATGGCTGATATCACTGCCTTTGCCGGATTGGCGTTTGCGGATTTTGCCAAGGTTGAAATTCCCTCGGATCTGACAAATCTGATTGCATGGCGTGAAAGAGTTTCCGCCCGTCCAAGCATTGCCGCCTAA
- the rpiA gene encoding ribose-5-phosphate isomerase RpiA: MSPQDKAKIAAGKAAIDEFVFDGMKIGLGSGTTSHFFVRSLGERVRDGLSITATTTSRSTTAVAEEVGIVITDVNDIGELDLTIDGPDEIDRDFNMIKGGGACLLWEKIVAHASRKMITICDETKIVDVLGAFPLPVEVVRFGYRQTMRLIEKALENNGIAGADIYRRETNGDPVITDSGHYIIDCKCGQIHDPAAVETALNMIPGVVENGLFTGESSGMVVGHFDGSTKIILK; this comes from the coding sequence ATGAGCCCGCAGGACAAAGCCAAAATCGCCGCCGGGAAGGCCGCAATCGACGAATTCGTCTTCGACGGCATGAAGATCGGTCTTGGATCGGGTACGACCTCGCATTTCTTCGTGCGCTCTCTGGGGGAGCGCGTTCGCGATGGCTTGTCGATTACTGCAACCACCACGTCGCGCAGCACCACCGCTGTTGCGGAAGAGGTGGGCATTGTGATCACCGATGTGAACGATATCGGTGAACTGGACCTGACCATTGACGGGCCTGACGAAATCGACCGCGATTTCAACATGATCAAGGGCGGTGGGGCCTGTCTGCTGTGGGAAAAGATTGTCGCGCATGCCTCAAGGAAAATGATCACCATCTGCGACGAGACAAAGATCGTCGATGTGCTCGGCGCATTTCCGCTGCCGGTCGAAGTCGTGCGGTTCGGATACCGGCAGACGATGCGCCTCATTGAAAAGGCGCTGGAAAACAACGGGATCGCCGGAGCGGATATCTATCGGCGCGAGACGAATGGCGATCCGGTCATTACCGACAGCGGTCATTACATAATCGATTGTAAATGTGGTCAGATCCATGACCCTGCGGCCGTTGAAACAGCATTGAACATGATTCCGGGTGTTGTCGAAAACGGCCTGTTTACCGGTGAATCGTCCGGGATGGTCGTGGGGCATTTCGACGGTAGCACGAAAATCATCCTGAAATAG
- a CDS encoding MurR/RpiR family transcriptional regulator — protein sequence MSSTSLLHLISSEMNDMGGAERRVAEFVRSKPSDVINMNMAAIAEASKVSDPTIVRFFRRFGFDGFYEFKMRLAQDLVPSAPFAYEAIQSDDTAAEVVRKTCHNSINAVQRALQDFNIEEIEKATQALADARWIGVVATGMSEIAALDAEHKFGRLGLRCAAVIRTSRQLALARDARKGDTLLIFSQSGATRRLVDVSREAHSKGAVTIAVTAPDSPLATVSTQCIGIKPYERMEAMTPLASRLNHQLLVNMLVSTISIAKGSEFPDQLPALDSWVTEKL from the coding sequence ATGAGTTCAACCAGTCTTCTTCACCTCATCAGTTCCGAGATGAATGATATGGGCGGCGCGGAACGCCGGGTTGCTGAATTCGTTCGCAGCAAGCCGTCGGACGTCATCAATATGAACATGGCGGCGATTGCGGAGGCGAGCAAGGTCAGCGACCCGACAATCGTCCGGTTCTTCCGCCGGTTCGGGTTTGACGGATTTTATGAGTTCAAGATGCGGCTGGCTCAGGACCTGGTGCCGTCTGCGCCCTTCGCCTATGAGGCAATCCAGTCCGACGACACGGCGGCAGAGGTCGTTCGCAAAACCTGCCACAATTCCATCAATGCCGTTCAGCGTGCCTTGCAGGACTTCAATATCGAAGAGATAGAAAAAGCCACGCAGGCTCTTGCCGATGCGCGATGGATAGGCGTTGTGGCGACCGGCATGTCCGAAATTGCGGCGCTGGACGCTGAGCACAAATTCGGCCGCCTTGGCTTAAGGTGCGCTGCGGTTATCCGTACATCACGGCAACTGGCGCTTGCCCGCGATGCACGTAAGGGCGATACGTTGCTTATTTTCTCGCAATCGGGCGCCACACGGCGGCTTGTCGATGTTTCGCGCGAAGCTCATTCCAAAGGGGCTGTGACCATTGCGGTTACCGCGCCGGACAGTCCGCTGGCGACCGTTTCGACCCAGTGTATCGGCATCAAGCCCTATGAACGCATGGAAGCCATGACGCCGCTTGCCTCACGTCTCAATCATCAATTGCTCGTTAATATGCTGGTATCGACCATCTCGATCGCCAAGGGTTCGGAATTCCCCGATCAGCTGCCGGCGCTCGATTCATGGGTCACCGAAAAGCTCTGA
- a CDS encoding HAD-IA family hydrolase, whose amino-acid sequence MAEGSSAKRKAIVFDLDGTLIDSAPDITAAVNRVMADLKQPHLSVDYVERFIGDGSRSMLSRIFKDHGMHLADVELGKRLSDYMEYYAQAPAACTRFFDHVHEDIRALHSKGIKLGVCTNKPHRLTGLVLEHLGISSFFTSALGADAESVTKRKPDPAHLLAVIEGMNETADNTVYVGDTEVDRATAQNAGVPFYLVKWGGGRFLDSNGDTKIDRLADLLPFTSRDDSRVDVA is encoded by the coding sequence ATGGCCGAGGGCTCAAGCGCGAAGCGCAAGGCAATTGTGTTTGATCTGGATGGTACGTTGATCGACAGCGCACCGGATATTACAGCCGCCGTCAACCGCGTGATGGCGGATTTGAAGCAACCGCACCTGTCGGTCGATTATGTGGAGCGTTTTATCGGCGATGGCTCGCGCTCGATGCTTTCGAGGATCTTCAAGGATCACGGCATGCACCTGGCAGATGTGGAGCTGGGAAAGCGGCTTTCCGACTATATGGAGTATTATGCGCAGGCTCCGGCCGCCTGCACACGGTTCTTCGACCATGTGCACGAGGATATCCGGGCACTTCACTCAAAGGGAATCAAGCTGGGCGTGTGCACCAACAAGCCCCATCGGCTGACCGGTCTGGTTCTGGAACATCTCGGTATTTCCAGCTTCTTTACCAGTGCTTTGGGCGCTGATGCGGAAAGCGTGACAAAGCGAAAACCCGATCCGGCCCATTTGCTGGCGGTGATCGAAGGAATGAATGAAACGGCAGACAACACAGTCTATGTCGGGGATACCGAGGTGGACAGGGCAACTGCGCAGAATGCGGGTGTCCCGTTTTATCTCGTCAAATGGGGGGGCGGGCGGTTCCTCGATTCAAACGGGGATACAAAGATTGACCGCCTGGCAGATCTTCTACCCTTCACATCGCGTGATGACAGCAGGGTCGACGTGGCATGA